One part of the Prochlorococcus marinus str. MIT 9313 genome encodes these proteins:
- the nth gene encoding endonuclease III, which produces MRKNQRAETIMRRLNEHYPDPAIPLNHHDDFTLLIAVVLSAQCTDKKVNEVTVSLFEHAQTPEEMYQLGEVRILNMIRQLGLSKQKAKNIHRLSEIIVQRFHSSVPQNFNDLESLPGVGHKTASVVMAQAFGVPTFPVDTHIHRLAQRWGLSNGSSVLQTEKDLKKLFPKSAWNKLHLQIIYYGRENCTARGCDGTTCDLCRELYPKRRNPVKWIKA; this is translated from the coding sequence GTGAGAAAAAATCAACGAGCAGAAACGATCATGCGAAGACTAAACGAGCACTATCCTGATCCTGCCATTCCGCTCAACCATCATGACGATTTCACCCTATTGATTGCAGTTGTTTTAAGTGCGCAGTGCACTGATAAGAAAGTCAATGAGGTGACAGTATCTCTGTTTGAACATGCACAGACCCCAGAGGAGATGTATCAGTTAGGTGAAGTGAGAATACTAAATATGATCCGACAGCTAGGGCTGTCAAAGCAAAAAGCCAAAAACATACATAGACTCTCGGAAATCATTGTTCAACGCTTCCATTCTTCCGTACCACAGAATTTCAATGATCTAGAATCACTCCCTGGAGTGGGACATAAAACAGCAAGTGTTGTCATGGCTCAAGCTTTTGGGGTGCCTACATTTCCAGTTGATACGCATATCCACCGTTTAGCTCAAAGATGGGGACTATCTAATGGCAGCAGTGTACTTCAGACAGAAAAAGATCTCAAAAAGCTGTTCCCGAAATCAGCATGGAATAAGCTTCATCTCCAGATCATCTACTATGGTCGTGAAAACTGTACCGCAAGGGGATGTGATGGAACAACCTGTGATTTATGTAGAGAGCTATATCCAAAACGACGCAATCCAGTAAAGTGGATCAAAGCCTAG
- a CDS encoding c-type cytochrome codes for MRRLLSALLAITVCFAAPSWVMAADSAHGGQVFSSTCAACHAGGGNIVDPAKTLQKAALEATLSNYGSGHEEAIVAQVTNGKGGMPSFADVLSAADIADVAAYVEAQASSGW; via the coding sequence ATGCGTAGGCTACTTTCAGCTCTCCTTGCTATCACCGTATGCTTTGCAGCTCCTTCTTGGGTGATGGCTGCTGACTCGGCCCATGGCGGACAAGTCTTCTCGTCTACTTGTGCCGCATGCCACGCTGGCGGCGGCAACATCGTAGATCCCGCGAAGACCCTTCAAAAAGCGGCCCTAGAAGCAACCTTAAGCAACTACGGCTCAGGGCATGAAGAAGCAATTGTTGCCCAGGTCACCAACGGTAAAGGCGGCATGCCTTCTTTTGCAGACGTCCTCAGTGCAGCAGATATAGCTGATGTAGCAGCCTATGTTGAAGCCCAAGCCAGCAGTGGTTGGTAG
- a CDS encoding CDP-alcohol phosphatidyltransferase family protein, with protein MSAPSRLGSPSTLRRSANALTVGRSVAGLPLVLLLQLGQPALAWVLLLLAGLSDAADGWLARRAGGGSSWGARLDPLADKLLLAAPMIWLASNEALPVWSIWLLLARELLISGWRAQASSGAPASWGGKAKTILQFLSMLLLLWPPSWGSHNFCLNMQHLGWWLFWPSLILAFSSAVAYIKPRSRIDRH; from the coding sequence GTGAGTGCACCATCCCGCCTCGGTTCACCATCAACACTGAGAAGATCGGCAAATGCTCTAACCGTGGGGAGGTCTGTCGCAGGTCTCCCCCTGGTGTTGTTGCTTCAATTGGGTCAGCCTGCTCTGGCATGGGTGTTGTTGTTGCTGGCAGGGCTTAGCGACGCCGCCGATGGCTGGCTGGCCCGCAGAGCTGGTGGTGGTAGCAGCTGGGGCGCTCGCCTGGACCCGCTTGCTGACAAGCTTCTTCTAGCAGCACCAATGATCTGGCTGGCCAGCAACGAAGCCTTGCCTGTTTGGTCGATCTGGTTACTGCTGGCCAGGGAACTACTGATTTCCGGTTGGCGTGCTCAAGCCTCATCTGGTGCTCCTGCTTCTTGGGGAGGTAAAGCAAAGACGATCCTTCAATTCCTAAGCATGCTGCTGTTGTTGTGGCCGCCTAGTTGGGGAAGCCACAACTTTTGCCTAAATATGCAGCACCTGGGCTGGTGGTTGTTCTGGCCATCTCTGATCCTGGCGTTTAGCTCTGCGGTGGCATACATCAAACCCCGATCAAGGATTGATCGGCACTGA
- a CDS encoding CBS domain-containing protein: MVLQQTVKDVMSTPVLSVVPATSLQEAVQLLSDHHISGLPVVNDDGTLVGELTEQDLMVRESGVDAGPYVLLLDSVIYLRNPLNWDKQVHQVLGTSVNDLMRSDTHTCNEALPLPRAAAMLHDRSTQRLFVINDQRKLVGVITRGDVVRALSMQGD; encoded by the coding sequence ATGGTGCTCCAGCAGACGGTGAAGGATGTCATGTCAACGCCGGTTCTCAGTGTCGTGCCAGCCACATCTCTGCAGGAGGCTGTTCAACTACTGAGTGATCACCACATCAGTGGCCTGCCAGTTGTCAACGACGATGGCACGCTTGTGGGGGAACTCACTGAGCAAGATCTGATGGTGCGCGAGAGCGGCGTTGATGCTGGTCCGTATGTGTTACTGCTCGACAGTGTTATCTACTTGCGCAACCCCCTTAACTGGGATAAGCAAGTTCACCAAGTGCTTGGTACTAGCGTCAACGACTTGATGCGCAGCGACACCCATACCTGCAATGAAGCACTTCCATTACCAAGGGCCGCCGCCATGCTCCATGACCGCAGTACGCAGCGCTTATTTGTCATCAACGATCAGCGCAAACTTGTTGGGGTGATTACCCGGGGTGATGTTGTTCGAGCTTTATCAATGCAGGGTGACTAG
- a CDS encoding PCC domain-containing protein, whose amino-acid sequence MRSLPLKLAPGSDLLISLQKIAQEQNSSGFVLGVVGNLSRAAFQCPGQSGPTVLEGNLEIITLNGTVSPNSVHLHLSLSDSACQVWGGHLEPGTLVLKGADLLVGLLDQSLPQEPSDPSQAPRVEIAVLPGCPWSTRALRMLGSLSIPHTVKSIDNDASFKAFNQRSELNTFPQVFIDGELIGGYDELSKMHASGQLETLR is encoded by the coding sequence ATGCGATCGCTGCCATTGAAGCTTGCTCCAGGCAGCGACCTGCTGATAAGCCTTCAGAAAATAGCTCAGGAACAGAACAGCTCAGGTTTTGTTCTTGGTGTGGTTGGCAATCTTTCGCGTGCAGCATTTCAGTGTCCTGGTCAGTCAGGGCCTACTGTCCTCGAGGGAAACCTGGAGATCATCACTCTGAATGGCACAGTTTCTCCCAATAGTGTGCATCTGCATCTAAGCCTCTCTGATAGTGCCTGTCAGGTATGGGGTGGCCATCTTGAACCAGGAACCCTTGTGCTCAAGGGTGCTGATCTGTTGGTGGGTTTATTGGATCAGTCTCTCCCACAAGAGCCTTCTGATCCTTCTCAGGCACCAAGGGTGGAAATTGCTGTTCTGCCTGGTTGCCCTTGGTCGACCAGAGCTCTGCGGATGCTTGGTTCTCTTTCCATTCCGCACACCGTTAAGAGCATCGACAATGATGCCTCTTTCAAGGCGTTCAATCAGCGTAGTGAGCTCAATACTTTCCCTCAGGTATTCATCGATGGTGAGTTGATTGGCGGTTACGATGAACTATCGAAAATGCATGCTTCTGGCCAACTAGAGACACTGCGATGA
- a CDS encoding GNAT family N-acetyltransferase: MASLLKIRPLQRNDIAMVTQWARAEGFAPGVGDVSIYRHTDRQGLWVGWLGNQPVGCIAGVRYNAAYGFIGLFLVIPEHRGHGYGVELWEHALEHLVDLPCVGLEAAYDRIDDYAGWGFAISSPTTRWQRICDGNLNDDDDYSNGEGLQLLEGDSIPAMAVQSYDAIREPSPRPHFLSDWLQHPAGNVLALVDGNDCCHGFGRIRPCLLRDGEGWRIGPLLADSPQLAELLLKRLIQRHPGVVILDAPGGNSSAEPLLKRLGFSAVSQTLRMYRGEQPSIPLDEVYGLACLELG, encoded by the coding sequence ATGGCCTCGCTGCTAAAGATCCGGCCGCTGCAACGCAATGACATCGCCATGGTTACGCAATGGGCCAGGGCAGAGGGTTTTGCTCCTGGTGTTGGTGATGTAAGTATTTATCGTCATACCGACCGTCAGGGATTATGGGTGGGTTGGCTTGGCAATCAGCCTGTCGGTTGCATTGCTGGAGTTCGCTACAACGCCGCCTATGGCTTCATCGGATTGTTCCTTGTCATTCCGGAGCATCGAGGTCATGGGTATGGAGTTGAGCTATGGGAACATGCTCTCGAGCATCTCGTTGATCTTCCTTGCGTTGGTTTAGAGGCTGCGTACGATCGAATTGACGACTATGCCGGATGGGGTTTTGCAATTTCATCGCCGACAACTCGCTGGCAGAGGATTTGTGATGGCAACCTGAATGACGACGATGACTATTCCAATGGCGAAGGGTTGCAACTGCTTGAGGGTGATTCGATTCCCGCGATGGCTGTGCAGTCTTATGACGCCATACGTGAACCCAGCCCCCGCCCTCACTTCCTTTCCGATTGGCTTCAGCATCCTGCCGGTAATGTGTTGGCCCTGGTAGATGGCAACGATTGTTGCCATGGATTTGGCAGGATCCGGCCTTGTTTATTACGTGATGGCGAAGGCTGGCGGATTGGGCCGCTATTGGCTGATAGTCCGCAACTCGCGGAGCTGTTGTTGAAGCGTTTGATCCAACGCCATCCAGGTGTGGTGATCTTGGACGCACCTGGAGGAAACTCTTCGGCAGAGCCCCTGCTGAAACGACTTGGCTTCAGTGCTGTTTCTCAAACTTTGCGCATGTATCGCGGAGAACAACCATCTATTCCTTTAGACGAGGTTTATGGTTTGGCCTGCTTGGAGTTGGGTTAA
- a CDS encoding phenylpyruvate tautomerase MIF-related protein, with amino-acid sequence MPLINIQASVPAVADANSLLQELSSKLAELLGKPEKYVMTSLQCGVPMTFSGNTEPTCYVEVKSIGALDGSRTQEVSELVCGHIEQNLGIPADRIYIGFEDVPARLWGWNGSTFG; translated from the coding sequence ATGCCCTTGATCAACATCCAAGCATCAGTTCCAGCTGTAGCTGATGCCAACTCACTGCTGCAAGAGCTCTCTAGCAAGCTTGCTGAGCTACTGGGGAAACCAGAGAAATATGTGATGACATCTCTTCAATGCGGTGTGCCAATGACATTTTCGGGAAATACTGAACCGACTTGCTATGTGGAGGTGAAAAGCATTGGAGCTCTCGATGGTAGCCGTACGCAAGAAGTGAGCGAACTCGTGTGTGGCCACATCGAGCAGAATCTTGGTATTCCTGCTGATCGAATCTATATCGGCTTTGAGGATGTCCCTGCTCGACTCTGGGGTTGGAACGGAAGTACCTTCGGTTGA
- a CDS encoding ribbon-helix-helix domain-containing protein, producing MSSLQNPMAELQERQRFSQEAPSAAMVADSAQSERLNVTLPVGLMNRLKQHALAESRSCSSLASFLIEDGLRRHRQLDG from the coding sequence GTGTCGTCACTGCAGAACCCAATGGCCGAGCTGCAAGAGCGCCAACGATTCTCTCAAGAGGCTCCAAGTGCAGCAATGGTGGCGGATTCTGCTCAATCGGAACGCCTCAATGTGACCCTGCCGGTGGGTTTGATGAATCGGCTCAAGCAGCATGCCCTTGCAGAAAGCCGTAGCTGTAGCAGCCTTGCCTCGTTCTTGATTGAAGATGGACTGCGTCGTCATCGTCAGTTAGACGGGTGA
- a CDS encoding DUF6737 family protein: MSSDQGKATTASFWDEKPWWCQPWSILLTGVACVAVSWWWPNLLWFTVLIAIGVIGWWGLFLVLAPAIYRQQIQQQLSEQD; the protein is encoded by the coding sequence ATGAGTAGTGATCAAGGCAAAGCAACTACAGCAAGCTTTTGGGATGAAAAACCCTGGTGGTGTCAACCCTGGAGCATTCTGCTCACAGGTGTTGCTTGTGTCGCTGTCAGCTGGTGGTGGCCCAATCTGCTTTGGTTTACTGTTCTGATCGCTATAGGCGTGATCGGATGGTGGGGATTGTTTCTCGTGCTAGCCCCAGCGATCTATCGCCAGCAGATTCAGCAGCAACTTTCGGAACAGGATTAA
- a CDS encoding transporter substrate-binding domain-containing protein codes for MATPSPLQAMALRVGVSGSPPFVDKKAGVYEGISVEVWRQIAHAEKLEYFLIPYPNIDSNIKAVADGKIDLAIGPISITPDRVARNGIEFTQPYFYAEEGVLVPSQPPGLWARIKPLFGVAALSSITFLLFTLFCVGNLIWLAERKRNPEHFPPQYIKGLGNGIWFALVTLTTVGYGDRAPLTKAGRSIAGVWMVISLASVSTITAGLASAFTVSLSQTQLSGVMKPSDLDGELIGVVTGTTGVSLARSYGARPFPVPTLKEAIHLIKRNKVSGVISDTPILSYYMKNSPDKSLTLAPFRLSLQTYGFVVPSDSPLERLINIELLRLERSHQVKAISDRILK; via the coding sequence ATGGCGACTCCGTCTCCCCTTCAGGCAATGGCTTTGAGGGTGGGAGTAAGTGGTTCGCCACCATTTGTGGACAAGAAAGCTGGTGTATATGAGGGAATTAGTGTTGAAGTTTGGCGTCAAATTGCTCATGCAGAGAAGCTTGAATACTTTCTCATTCCATATCCCAACATAGATTCGAACATCAAGGCGGTGGCTGATGGAAAGATTGATTTAGCCATCGGGCCTATCAGCATTACGCCAGATCGAGTAGCAAGAAATGGGATTGAATTCACGCAACCTTATTTCTATGCAGAGGAGGGTGTTTTAGTACCATCACAGCCACCCGGACTATGGGCAAGGATCAAGCCTCTCTTTGGTGTCGCTGCTTTATCTTCTATCACTTTCTTGCTCTTTACACTTTTCTGTGTAGGCAATCTGATTTGGCTTGCAGAGCGAAAACGTAACCCTGAACATTTTCCGCCTCAATATATAAAGGGTCTAGGGAATGGGATTTGGTTTGCCTTGGTTACACTCACAACCGTAGGTTACGGAGACCGTGCACCTTTAACGAAAGCAGGAAGGTCTATAGCAGGGGTCTGGATGGTAATTTCGCTAGCATCAGTGTCGACAATTACTGCAGGATTGGCTTCGGCATTTACCGTCTCGCTATCTCAGACGCAATTGTCTGGGGTCATGAAACCATCGGATTTGGATGGTGAATTAATTGGTGTAGTTACTGGCACCACAGGTGTATCTTTAGCCAGATCATATGGTGCACGGCCGTTTCCAGTACCAACCCTTAAGGAAGCTATTCATCTAATCAAGAGAAATAAAGTCTCAGGAGTGATCTCAGACACACCTATCTTGAGTTATTATATGAAAAATAGTCCAGACAAGTCTCTAACATTAGCACCTTTTAGACTTTCCCTTCAGACCTATGGATTTGTCGTGCCTAGTGATAGTCCATTGGAACGTTTGATTAATATTGAACTCCTTCGTCTTGAACGCAGTCATCAAGTTAAAGCGATAAGCGACAGGATTTTGAAATAA
- a CDS encoding ABC transporter ATP-binding protein → MTNHLQIKGLWYHYGDGSAEGWTLQSINMNLQRGELVGLLGPSGCGKTTLLRLIAGFEQPVRGTICIDDHEVASSRGMLPPERRSIGMVFQDYALFPHLDAWRNTCFGLRRGQDTSRAEWLLEMLGLADLRHRYPHQLSGGQRQRLALARALAPGPSLVLLDEPFSNLDVEVRLRLRSELAGVLQTCGASGLLVTHDPQEALAICDRVAVLRNGELHQCASPSDLVQKPATPFVGRFVLQGNLLPLNMGGEHWLTPIGPLSKPTEPNAAKATELMVDDQALQIQQDPRGEALIQGREFLGSHWLLRVELGNHTLRVRQPLERPVKTGERCFVAFRAGQKGLLFPGAIPCPLC, encoded by the coding sequence ATGACTAACCACTTGCAAATCAAGGGCCTCTGGTATCATTACGGTGATGGATCAGCAGAAGGTTGGACACTGCAATCCATCAATATGAACCTCCAGAGAGGTGAGCTCGTTGGTTTGTTGGGACCTTCCGGTTGTGGCAAAACAACCTTGCTGCGATTGATTGCTGGATTTGAACAGCCTGTGCGAGGGACAATCTGCATCGATGATCACGAGGTCGCAAGCTCACGGGGAATGCTGCCACCCGAGCGCCGCAGCATAGGCATGGTGTTTCAGGATTATGCTCTTTTCCCCCATCTCGATGCCTGGCGCAATACCTGTTTTGGTTTACGCCGCGGCCAAGACACCAGCCGAGCAGAATGGCTGCTTGAGATGCTTGGCCTAGCGGATCTTCGTCACCGTTATCCGCATCAGCTTTCTGGAGGCCAACGCCAACGCTTGGCACTGGCAAGGGCATTGGCCCCAGGGCCATCACTCGTACTTCTTGATGAACCCTTTTCCAACCTTGATGTTGAGGTACGTCTGCGTTTGCGCAGCGAGCTTGCAGGTGTTCTTCAAACATGTGGTGCCAGTGGTCTGCTTGTGACACATGATCCTCAAGAAGCCCTGGCAATCTGCGATCGGGTTGCGGTCCTGCGCAATGGTGAGCTTCATCAGTGCGCATCACCCTCTGATCTGGTGCAAAAACCAGCCACACCTTTTGTTGGTCGTTTTGTGCTCCAAGGAAACCTGCTTCCTCTCAACATGGGTGGCGAACATTGGCTGACGCCGATTGGTCCTCTCTCAAAACCCACGGAACCGAACGCTGCTAAGGCAACTGAGTTAATGGTCGATGATCAGGCTCTTCAGATTCAGCAGGATCCCAGAGGCGAGGCTCTGATTCAAGGTCGCGAGTTTCTTGGTAGTCACTGGTTGTTGCGTGTGGAGCTTGGAAATCACACGTTGCGTGTGCGTCAACCACTTGAACGCCCTGTCAAGACAGGCGAGCGCTGCTTCGTCGCCTTCCGCGCGGGACAAAAAGGCCTTCTTTTCCCCGGAGCGATTCCATGCCCACTATGTTGA
- a CDS encoding rhomboid family intramembrane serine protease — MLSFRLLLPVFFVGIAWLQESIDQIFFSGNWNLPIGPGLPWWGLLTAPFSHAGFGHLTSNTIMFLPLSWLVLSKGIRDYIGILIAVVVMEIPVWLFWPRGSHGMSGVLYGLLGYLLLIGFLERRFMTILLSVVGLVLFGNALPALIPGVSPAGVSWIGHASGFLGGIFAALALSREPKRLNKAKD; from the coding sequence ATGCTGAGCTTTCGGTTATTACTCCCTGTGTTCTTTGTCGGGATTGCTTGGCTACAGGAGAGTATTGATCAGATATTTTTTTCGGGTAATTGGAATCTGCCTATAGGGCCTGGCCTGCCTTGGTGGGGTCTACTAACCGCTCCATTTAGCCATGCAGGTTTTGGTCATCTGACCTCTAACACGATTATGTTTTTACCGCTAAGCTGGTTAGTACTTAGCAAGGGCATTCGTGATTATATTGGTATTTTAATTGCTGTTGTTGTGATGGAAATACCGGTTTGGTTATTTTGGCCTAGAGGAAGCCATGGCATGTCAGGTGTTTTGTATGGACTACTCGGCTACCTTTTGTTAATTGGGTTTCTTGAACGCCGTTTCATGACCATTTTATTGTCAGTCGTGGGTTTGGTTCTTTTTGGAAATGCACTTCCGGCTTTGATCCCAGGCGTGTCTCCGGCTGGGGTGAGCTGGATCGGTCATGCAAGTGGATTTCTTGGAGGGATTTTTGCTGCACTTGCTCTTTCACGGGAGCCAAAGCGATTGAATAAGGCTAAGGATTAA
- the pstS gene encoding phosphate ABC transporter substrate-binding protein PstS, protein MSFSKKALLLLSAVVLGVGITACSTSGSSGRLSGAGATFPAKIYTRWFSELATAGGPQVNYQAVGSGSGRKAFIDQTVSFAASDDPMKQEDIDKVQRGLVQIPMVGGTIAFGYNRDCDLKLTQKQAVEVALGSITDWDQLNCPAGKITWVHRSDGSGTTKAFTNSMQAFSKQWTLGTGKSVEWPTGVGAKGNSGVAGVITNTPGAIGYVNQSFIKGKVKAAALENLSGEFLKPSVNTGAAALNGIQLDANLAGTNPNPTAKGAYPIATLTWLLAYKTGNGSNLDALKTTFDYMLSDEAQAQTDGLGFVPLQGEILSKARSAVDLVSK, encoded by the coding sequence ATGTCGTTCTCAAAGAAGGCCCTTTTGCTCCTTTCTGCGGTTGTTCTCGGTGTTGGCATCACGGCTTGCAGCACCTCAGGGTCATCCGGCCGTCTAAGCGGAGCTGGTGCAACCTTCCCTGCGAAGATCTATACCCGCTGGTTCTCTGAGCTGGCCACGGCTGGGGGGCCGCAGGTCAACTATCAGGCTGTTGGTTCTGGATCTGGTCGTAAAGCCTTCATTGATCAGACCGTGAGCTTCGCGGCATCGGATGATCCGATGAAGCAGGAGGATATTGACAAGGTTCAGCGTGGCTTGGTGCAAATTCCCATGGTGGGAGGCACCATCGCCTTTGGCTACAACCGAGACTGCGATCTGAAGTTGACCCAAAAGCAAGCGGTTGAAGTTGCTCTTGGCAGCATCACTGATTGGGATCAGCTCAATTGCCCTGCAGGCAAGATCACTTGGGTGCATCGCTCTGATGGCTCTGGCACCACCAAGGCATTTACCAATTCCATGCAGGCCTTTTCTAAACAATGGACCCTGGGAACCGGTAAATCAGTGGAATGGCCAACAGGGGTGGGCGCCAAAGGGAATTCAGGTGTTGCTGGTGTGATTACAAATACACCTGGCGCGATCGGTTATGTGAATCAGTCATTCATCAAAGGAAAGGTCAAAGCTGCTGCACTTGAAAATCTCTCTGGCGAATTCCTCAAGCCAAGTGTGAATACAGGAGCTGCTGCCCTCAATGGCATCCAGTTAGACGCCAATCTCGCCGGTACCAATCCAAATCCCACAGCCAAAGGGGCTTATCCGATTGCCACTCTCACCTGGTTGTTGGCATACAAAACTGGTAATGGCAGCAACCTTGACGCACTCAAAACAACCTTTGACTACATGTTGAGTGATGAGGCTCAGGCGCAAACTGATGGGTTGGGTTTCGTTCCCCTGCAGGGTGAAATTCTCTCCAAGGCTCGTAGTGCCGTTGACTTGGTCAGCAAGTGA
- a CDS encoding helix-turn-helix domain-containing protein: MSSIGVAVDSKISSRCWDLSDSNGSWKPATNITFDSATSSYGEEEFPSLRKPLHNASCPITVSSQLESLESLQLTVGQSILLSSQTDQSRYVRLFFQQGIARISGSFGDHFPDITLAFCGDSESSWIRLPDCSNFLLEALTNSSIGLHYADNCPKDQDLLWDWLFDFHLVRHPVGAEARLVALLKLLIGRFGIRRSEGYELPFPLGHARMAELIGATRSTVTRQITLFRNKNDLQLIEPGGTFLLSARLIESTPAMDIRF; the protein is encoded by the coding sequence TTGTCATCTATTGGGGTCGCTGTTGACTCAAAAATCTCTAGTAGATGCTGGGATCTATCTGACAGCAATGGATCTTGGAAACCTGCCACAAACATCACCTTTGATTCTGCTACCAGTAGTTATGGCGAGGAAGAGTTCCCTTCCCTCCGTAAACCATTACACAATGCGTCTTGTCCGATAACAGTCAGTAGTCAACTGGAATCGCTGGAATCACTTCAACTCACAGTAGGGCAGAGCATCCTGCTGTCCTCTCAGACGGATCAATCTCGCTACGTGCGGCTGTTTTTTCAGCAGGGCATTGCCAGGATCTCAGGCTCCTTCGGAGATCATTTTCCTGATATCACTTTGGCTTTTTGTGGTGATTCTGAATCTAGTTGGATTCGGTTACCCGACTGCAGCAACTTTTTACTTGAGGCACTCACGAATAGTTCAATTGGCCTTCATTACGCAGACAACTGCCCGAAAGATCAAGATCTCCTATGGGATTGGCTATTTGATTTTCATCTTGTCAGACATCCAGTCGGAGCCGAAGCAAGGTTAGTTGCTCTTTTAAAACTTCTGATTGGTCGCTTTGGCATCCGTAGAAGTGAAGGTTATGAATTGCCCTTTCCCCTTGGCCATGCACGCATGGCCGAACTAATTGGGGCCACGCGCTCCACTGTTACTCGTCAGATCACCTTGTTTCGGAACAAGAATGATCTTCAGCTAATTGAACCTGGCGGGACTTTTCTGCTCTCGGCACGACTTATCGAATCCACCCCAGCTATGGATATACGATTTTGA
- a CDS encoding SDR family oxidoreductase yields the protein MGIKLAISGASGKTGYRVAEEALKEGNQVRLLIRPNSHLPDNLSQCDLRRLSLADETALDEALEGCDALVLATGARPSADLTGPARVDALGVRQQIASCKRVGVKRVVLVSSLCAGRWLHPLNLFGLILVWKRLGEQALEQSGLDWTVIRPGGLNDREENLEKEGILFTGADCQEDARIPRRLVARCCIEALKTPSSIGRIIEVTSDPDLKRITLQQALKTINALAS from the coding sequence ATGGGCATCAAGCTGGCCATCAGTGGAGCCTCTGGCAAAACCGGCTATCGAGTTGCCGAGGAAGCCCTAAAGGAAGGGAATCAGGTGCGCCTGTTGATTCGTCCAAACTCCCATTTGCCCGACAATTTGAGCCAATGTGATCTACGGCGCTTGTCATTGGCAGATGAAACAGCCCTCGATGAAGCCCTTGAAGGCTGTGACGCGCTTGTTCTCGCAACAGGTGCCAGACCCTCTGCAGATCTAACCGGCCCTGCGCGGGTGGATGCCTTAGGGGTAAGACAGCAAATCGCCAGTTGCAAAAGGGTTGGCGTCAAAAGGGTTGTTCTGGTTAGTTCGCTTTGTGCCGGACGATGGTTGCATCCACTCAATCTTTTTGGCCTGATCTTGGTTTGGAAACGCCTAGGAGAACAGGCTCTAGAGCAAAGCGGTCTCGATTGGACTGTGATCAGACCGGGTGGCCTGAATGATCGAGAAGAGAACCTAGAGAAAGAAGGGATCCTTTTTACAGGGGCCGATTGTCAGGAAGACGCTAGAATTCCGCGTCGATTAGTAGCGCGATGCTGCATAGAAGCCCTCAAGACTCCATCGTCAATTGGCCGCATCATCGAGGTCACGAGCGACCCTGACCTGAAGAGAATCACATTGCAACAAGCACTCAAAACCATCAATGCTCTGGCGTCATAG